In the Lactobacillus paragasseri genome, ATTTATGGCGACGCTGGAACTGGAAAAAGCGTAGTTCTTTCTGCACTTTTTGATCAAATGCAAAAATTACGTCACGATAAGAATAGCAATTTTTATCAAACTAATAATTATTTTCTAGTAAATCATCCTGAAATTCTTAAGGTTTATAAACAAATTGCAGGTTCTCTTCCAGAATTACTAAAGAAAAATTTTCAAAGACCAACTAGCTTTATCAATCAACTAGATAAAAAACAAAAAAAGGCAGACATTGTCATTATTGATGAGGCACATTTACTTCTATCAAAGCCAGACCACTACAATAATTTTTATCATGATAATCAATTAGTTGAAGTTATTAAACGAAGTAAGGTAGTCATTCTAGTTTTTGATCCCTATCAAGTGCTTAAAATGAAGACACTTTGGACCAAGGACCGACTAGAAAAAATTACTCATTCTTATCCATATAAAAAATACTACTTAAAGCATCAATTTCGAATGAATGCTTCCTCAGATCTGATCGATTGGTTTAATTCTTTTACTGAAAATATGATTATCAAACCAATTCCAGATAATGCAACAAAGAATTATGACTTTCGTATTTTCGATGATGCAGAAAAAATGCGGAAAGAAATTGTCAAACGTAACAAAGAAGTTGGATTAAGCAGAATTCTTTCTACGTCTGGTTATCCTTCAACATTAGATGGTGGAAAACACTATATTCAAGAAGGAAAGTTTAAAATGCCATGGGATCAATATAATTACACCTCAACGCCTTGGGCAGAAATACCTGAAACAATTAATGAAGTTGGGTCAATATATACTTGCCAAGGTTTTGATCTAAATTACACAGGTATCATTATTGGACCACCAATTAGTCAGGTCCCTGGTCAAAATAAAATTCAAGTTAATTTAGATAAAATTACCGATATTGAAATGTTTAAAAAAAGAAAGGATTTGACCGATCCAACTGAAATTAAAAAGCTAGAAGAAAGAATGGTACTTAATTCTTTAAACGTACTTTTTAAACGAGGAATTATGGGAACTTATCTTTATGCACATGATCCTTTACTTAGAAAAACGCTAGTTTCGCTATTTAAAAATAAGTAAAATAAGTCAAAATAAGTAATAAATTATTACTTTCGACACAAAAAAGGTTACGGCTTCAAAGCGCCGTAACCTTTTTTCTTAATTCTCATTCAAATAAATTGTTACAATTTTAAATCAAGTTTGCTTCTTCAAGCAATTCCTCAATCCATGTTCCCTTAATCTTCTTCATCCCTGCTTTAACGGCAAGTTTTTCAGGAAGAGGCATTTCTTGATCTGCTAGCTTCTTCTTGTCAGCCATATAGTACATTGCACGGAGCAATTCACGAATATCATAGACAGAATCCCAAACTTCTGGAACTCCGCGGTCTACATTAAGTAAGGTGTAAACTGACTCCATCGCAGTTCTAACTGAATATTCAGTAGTAAAGACAGTATCTCTAGTAGGACTTTCAGCAAAGTTACCAATAAAGGCTAAATTCTTTGAACCTTCTGGTACAACTGCTGGACGGTCACCATCATGACGAGGCATGAAGTAACTAGTGATATAAGGCATATATACTGGAACAGTATTCATATTTTCTTCTGAAGAAAGTTCTTTAATTTCACTTTCTGGAACACCTAAGTGATACAGCATTTCTTCAGCAATTTCTTGTCCGGTACAGTCAACTACTTTTTTCTTAATATAATTTCCTTCAGTATCTGAATATAAAGCATAAATCCAAACTACGATTTCGTTTGGTTTTTGCGTTGGGAAGTGCGGTTGACGGTGGATAGTAAAGCTTAAGCCCCAGTTAGAATCAGTAACTGTGATAATACCACCAGTATTTACTTTGCCATCATACAAACTACGTTTAGTTAATCTTTCAAAGTAAGGTGCAACCTTTTTATTCTTCAAGGTTGTAGTTGCAGAAACAAACCATGATCTTTCTGGAAGATTTTCACTAAAGACATCAGGATGACCAAATGCTGGGTCTTGCTTAGCTAAGTTCTCCCATAATCTCCATGAACCACCTTTAGCATGAGTAATTGGTGCTGGCGTAGTTTGATTACCATAAGTTGAACTTTCAGTAATCGAACCGTTAGTCACAAAGACAAGATCATTTTCAGTTAAGTCGATATCTTCTTGCTTACCGTCTTTCTTCATAACAATCTTTTTAGCAACTTTTTCGTTACCTTCATGATCGACTAGCACGTTTTCAACTTGAACGCCGTACTCAAACTTAACGCCATGATCCTTTAAGTACTTAAGTAGTGGCTTTACCATCGAATCATATTGGTCATATTTGTTGAACTTCAAAGCAGTAAAGTCTGGCAAACCATCAATATGGTGAATAAACCGCATGCAGTAGCGTCTCATTTCTGCAAGAGAGTGCCACTTTTCAAAAGCAAACATTGTTGACCAATAAGTCCAGAAATTAGATTCAAAGAATTCTGGAGAGAACCATTCTTCAATAGTCTTTCCTTGAATTTCAGATTCCGGTGTCAAAACTAGTTTAACTATTTCACTAGCATGTGAACCTAGTTGATACAAACCATCAGTTGGCAATTCATTACCACGTTTATGAATTAAACGGCAATTTGATGAGTTCGGATCTTCTTTATCAAGCCAATAATACTCATCTAAATAGGATGCTCCTGGTATTCTCAATGAAGGAACAGAACGGTACATATCCCACATACATTCGAAGTGGTCTTCCATTTCACGACCACCACGAACTACAAAACCAGCATTAGGACGCTTAGTTCCGTCTAAAGAGCCCCCAGCAACATCTAATTCTTCTAAAATATGAATCTTGTCACCAGCCATTTTAGCATCTCTAACTAAGAAAAATGCTGTTGAAAGACCAGCTAATCCACTACCAATAATATAAGCAGATTTTTTATCTACATCTGCTGGCTTTTTTGTGTCTGCAAAAGCTTCATAATTTCCCTTTGAATAATACATACAAGTGATCCTCTTTTCTATATTAGGATAGTATTAACACTTCTTATATTCAATTCTATGTAAAGCGGTTACAATAGTCAATGTATTTGACTATTATATTTATAATTTATTACTTATTAGCCTTTGCCACAAACATTTCATATCCACTGGTTCTGAAATAGTAACCTCCTGCTTACGTTCCGAAAAAGGATCATCAAACTTAAGATAAAAGCAATTCAAAGCTTGTCGTTTAAAATTATCTTTAATCCCATACAAGGGATCACCAAACAAGGGATGGTCAAGATACTGCATGTGAACTCTAATTTGATGAGTTCGACCAGTTAATAACTGTAATTCAACTAAGCTTGCACCATTAACTTGGTCTAAAACACGGTATTTTGTAATTGAGCGTTGACCATTAGCTACTATTCCGCGTTTAACGCTGGCATCTAGTTTACCAATTGGCGCATCGATAATCCCTATTTCTTGTTCTTTACTAAAATTGCCATGCACAATTGCATGATATTTTTTAATAAAACAATCCTTCCCCATTTCGCTAAATCGAGCATGAGCAACTGCATTTTTTCCAACTAAAACTAACCCTGATGTATCACGATCAAGTCTTGTAATAACATGTGGCTTAAGATCTTTCTGCCCATTTTTCTGAAAATAATATAGCAATCTGTTAACTACTGCATCATTATCTTCATAGCGAGATGGGATTGACAAAACGCCAGCTTCTTTATTAATGACTAAATAATCATGCTGTTCAAGAACAATATTCAGCTGATTAGTAGATGGTTTTAGCCATTGATTTTTCTTCTCTTCACCTAAGATAAAGATTACTTCATCCCCTGAATGTAAAAGATAGCTAGTATAGCGGCGATGGTGATTTACCAAAATCATCCCACCATTATGCTGGCTATTAGTTAAAGCTCTTTTAGAAAAACCATTTCTTAACAAAAAACGCCCCAATTTTTGAGGTGTTTTATTTTCAAATTTTAATTTAAAATATTGCATAATTATTTATTTTTAGGTTGCCCAATAAAGGCATCCTCTACCCGATTCCAAAAATGAGTATGTTGATACTTATCAAACCGAATAACATGTTGAGAAATACGGTATTCAATTTTCTTAATATGCTTATGATTAAATTCATATCCATCATAGGTTACTACGTAGTGATCATCACTTTCTGGTTTAATAGTTATCCATTCATCTGGAGCAATAACTATTGGCGATGACAAAGTTCTGAAAACACGGTTATTAATCGAAGCTATTTCAGTCATCTGCAGGGCTTTTAAACGGGGGTGAATAACTGCGCCGCCTAAAGATTTGCTATAAGCGGTAGAACCTGTAGGCGTTGAAACACATAAGCCGTCTCCTTTAAAGCTCTCAAAGAATTGATCTCTAATATAAACATCAGCCTTTAAAGTCTTTGAAACTCGTTTAATTGTTGCTTCATTCAAAGCGAGCAACTTTTTCTTTTCACCTGAACCAGTAGTAATAATTAACTCTAGCAGTGGATAAGAAGCGGAAGAGGGTTGCTTCTTAGTTAAATTATCAACCATCTTGCCAATTTCAAAGTTACGCCAATCAGTATAAAAGCCTAAGTGTCCTGTATGTACACCAATAAACCTTATTTGATCAACTAAATTTTGATATTTGTGAAAACCCGAAATTAAAGTTCCATCTCCCCCAATTGTGATTACCACATCAGGATTCTCAGGATCAATTTCAATCTTTCTAGAATCAAGTAATTTTTCTAATGCCTTAACTACTGCCAAGGTTTCAACTTTTTCATTATAAACGAGTGCGACTTTCATTATTGTTCTTTTCCTTTAGATTTAGTAAAAATTCTCTGTGCTTCCTGCACTTCATCTTTAATTGATGACATTTCTTCATCTAACTTATAAGCAGCTTCAGCTGTTGATTTAAGTCGCTTAGAAATATCTTCTGGGTACTTCCCTTGATATTTATAATTTAAAGTATGCTCTACTGTTGCCCAAAAATTCATTGCCAAGGTCCGAATTTGAATTTCGGCAATAATCTTTTTTGGTCCATCAGGTAAAAAAACAGAATATTCAATTACCATATGGTAAGAACGGTATCCAGATGGTTTTGCGTTTTGAATATAGTCCCTTTCTTCAATTACCTGCATATCTTGACGCTGGTGAATTAGGTCAACTACTCGATAAATATCATCCACAAATTGACACATAATTCGAATGCCAGCTATATCTTGCATATCGTTCTCAATGACATCAGGAGCAATAACTCGCCGCGTCATTTTTTCTTTAATTGAATCGACGGTTTTTACGCGTCCGACCACGAATTCAATCGGCGAATGCTCACCCTTGTTTAAAAAACTTTGTCTAAGTGATCGAAATTTAACTTTTAATTCAGATACAGCCTGTTGATAAGGCCATAAAAATAAATCCCAATCTTTCATGTATAAATCCTTTCCGTTTCAAACAAAATTATTCTACCATAGAGAGGGATAACATTAACTAGTGAAAGGATAAAATTATGAGTAAAAATTTAGAAATTGAATCAAAAACACTCCTAGATAAAGATACCTACGAAAAAATGCGTGATGCATTTACCGCTAAATCAGATTTTATTCAAAAGAACTACTACTTTGATACACCTGATTTTGACTTAAAAAATAGTGATGCCAGTTTAAGAATTAGAATTCTAGTTGATCACGCTGAACAAACTATTAAGGTTAAGGAAACCAAACCTAAAGAAAATAAATATAGTGAAAGAGTAGAAATTAATGATCTTTTGTCAGTAGCCCAAGCCGAGCAAATGGCTCAAAGTGCATATGAAGGTACTTTTTTCTTATTTGGCGGTGATGTTGGTAATTATTTACAAAAACATTATTCTAAAGAATCCATTCACTCTTTAAAATTAATTTCTTGGAGTCAAACACGGAGAATATTAGCCGTTGGACCAGAAAATTGTGAATTAACTCTTGATTTAACAGAATTTCCAGATGGCTATTATGACTTTGAATTAGAAATTGAAAATGATGATCCAGCAACTATAAAAAAAGTACTTGCTGAATTAGAAAAGCAGTTTGATTTCAAAGCTAACAAGGAAAATACTAACCAAAGTAAAGTAAAACGTGCTTGGGAACACAAAAAATAAAACAAATTTTTTCCCATTTCGTTCATTTTCTGATACAGTATTCATGAACTTGGACGGAGGAAATAGCAAAATGTTTGAAATATTTTTCTTTGTTAATCCGATTGGAATTAACTGTTATCAAAATGAACAGGAAATAATTGCTGCAGTCAGTGTTTATAAACAAAATATTTCTTACCACTTTATTCCCATGACTACCATGAACACAATTCGTAACGATATCAGAGCGAGACATCTTTCATCAAGTAATGTCGAAATTTTTAACACTTTTAGTCAAAGTGCTTACAATGCAACCAAAGATTATCACACCCTAAAATTAATAGTAGGTAATAAAAAGGCTAGACAATATATCATTAAATTGCAACATGCTATTAATGATATGGGCAAAATTTATTCATCAGAGCTTATTAATGAAATTTTGAGCTCACTAAATGTTTCGATTAAGAGCTTCAAAAAGAATCGAGAATCGAATTACATCAAGCTTTCAATGGATAAAGACTTAAAACTTGCCGATGACTTGAATGTTGTAACTACTCCAACTACGATTATTTTTAATTATGATAATGACCGTGGAGACTCAGGAATGATGATTGAAGGTTGTGCAAATCGAGAAGAAATTGAGTCAGCAATTACTGGGGATAGACAAACTAGTAGTGATAATAGTTTACGCTTATTATAATTTATTGAGCTAACTGGCTTTTAAGTCAGCTAGCTTTTTTTGTAGAAAAATTATTATTGGACTTTTTTCCTTCGGCTCTCGTAATTTTAAGAAGAGTTCATCTGGAATATCTGCCACAGAATAATGTAACTGATATAATAACGAAGCAATTTTCAGTCCCAGTTTACTTTTTTGATTAATTTGCTTTTGTAGATATATTTTTTGATCTTGAATATAGCTTATTTTATTTTTTCTAGTAGATGGAATGAAAGTAAACAAGCTTGCCACGCCTCTTTCATCTAATGAAAAAGTTTTAATTTCATAACTTAGTTCAGAACTAAGTGCTGCCATTAAAATATTATATTTTAATGTAATCACACAACTAAATGGATTAATTTCTAAATAATACCATTGCCATTGTGTACTGTATCTTAAAAAGATTTTTTGAGAACGATTAATTTTATTTTTCAAATAATGCCTTTTCCCGACAATCCAAATATCTTTAATCTGCAATTTTTTATATAAGGCATGGCGATGTGCAAATTCTGCCCCACTCAAGGGTGCGCATTGCACTTCAAAAGATAATCTATTTTCTACTAATACATCTGCTCTCAATTGTTGATCTAAAAGTGGAACTTCAATATCTGCTCGAAGTCCATTTGCTTTTAACGCAGTGCACAATAACTGTTTTGCCTGTAAATGCTCTTCCTTTTCCCCTGTTCCCTTTACCTGATAAAAATGTTTAAAAAATGGCTTTTTTTCTTCCGATAAAATCAGAATCATTCGATGCCGACAAGATGGACAAAGATAAGATTCTTGATTCAACTTTTTTAATCCCTTACTAACTTGTTCTGCTTCATTAATTGCTAAGACTAATTTTTGATTTAAAATAGCAGCATACATTTTATCGCCCATTATTATATACGCAAAAAGGAGATGATTTTTTTCATCTCCTTTATTTTTTAATCAAAATATTGTCTTAGATTTCCTAACGCGTCTTGCCTAATCAAACACTTTGCATTTTTCTTTATTTTTTGGAATTGCTTTTCTGTCATTCCATTTCCATATTCATTAGCAATTACCCACGTATCTTCAGGCTTTAATTCAACATAATTGTCATCTAAGTAGGCTAAATCTAAATAATATTCATGATGGTAAGTATATAAACTAGATGCTAAGCCATCAACTTTTAATGCATCCGCTAAGGCGGCAACTAAATCAATACTATCAATCTTAAAGACTCGGCGATTATCACTAATTAATTTATCTTGATTATTAATTTTTGTTTTACGATCATCATTATCCGATCCGGCGCCTAATCCCTTTA is a window encoding:
- a CDS encoding RluA family pseudouridine synthase, whose product is MQYFKLKFENKTPQKLGRFLLRNGFSKRALTNSQHNGGMILVNHHRRYTSYLLHSGDEVIFILGEEKKNQWLKPSTNQLNIVLEQHDYLVINKEAGVLSIPSRYEDNDAVVNRLLYYFQKNGQKDLKPHVITRLDRDTSGLVLVGKNAVAHARFSEMGKDCFIKKYHAIVHGNFSKEQEIGIIDAPIGKLDASVKRGIVANGQRSITKYRVLDQVNGASLVELQLLTGRTHQIRVHMQYLDHPLFGDPLYGIKDNFKRQALNCFYLKFDDPFSERKQEVTISEPVDMKCLWQRLISNKL
- a CDS encoding oleate hydratase yields the protein MYYSKGNYEAFADTKKPADVDKKSAYIIGSGLAGLSTAFFLVRDAKMAGDKIHILEELDVAGGSLDGTKRPNAGFVVRGGREMEDHFECMWDMYRSVPSLRIPGASYLDEYYWLDKEDPNSSNCRLIHKRGNELPTDGLYQLGSHASEIVKLVLTPESEIQGKTIEEWFSPEFFESNFWTYWSTMFAFEKWHSLAEMRRYCMRFIHHIDGLPDFTALKFNKYDQYDSMVKPLLKYLKDHGVKFEYGVQVENVLVDHEGNEKVAKKIVMKKDGKQEDIDLTENDLVFVTNGSITESSTYGNQTTPAPITHAKGGSWRLWENLAKQDPAFGHPDVFSENLPERSWFVSATTTLKNKKVAPYFERLTKRSLYDGKVNTGGIITVTDSNWGLSFTIHRQPHFPTQKPNEIVVWIYALYSDTEGNYIKKKVVDCTGQEIAEEMLYHLGVPESEIKELSSEENMNTVPVYMPYITSYFMPRHDGDRPAVVPEGSKNLAFIGNFAESPTRDTVFTTEYSVRTAMESVYTLLNVDRGVPEVWDSVYDIRELLRAMYYMADKKKLADQEMPLPEKLAVKAGMKKIKGTWIEELLEEANLI
- a CDS encoding DUF2075 domain-containing protein — protein: MQNNATDKLSPLKKLTTEQQDLVNQIINFTNQHLQNNYPAIFTIYGDAGTGKSVVLSALFDQMQKLRHDKNSNFYQTNNYFLVNHPEILKVYKQIAGSLPELLKKNFQRPTSFINQLDKKQKKADIVIIDEAHLLLSKPDHYNNFYHDNQLVEVIKRSKVVILVFDPYQVLKMKTLWTKDRLEKITHSYPYKKYYLKHQFRMNASSDLIDWFNSFTENMIIKPIPDNATKNYDFRIFDDAEKMRKEIVKRNKEVGLSRILSTSGYPSTLDGGKHYIQEGKFKMPWDQYNYTSTPWAEIPETINEVGSIYTCQGFDLNYTGIIIGPPISQVPGQNKIQVNLDKITDIEMFKKRKDLTDPTEIKKLEERMVLNSLNVLFKRGIMGTYLYAHDPLLRKTLVSLFKNK
- a CDS encoding competence protein CoiA, whose product is MYAAILNQKLVLAINEAEQVSKGLKKLNQESYLCPSCRHRMILILSEEKKPFFKHFYQVKGTGEKEEHLQAKQLLCTALKANGLRADIEVPLLDQQLRADVLVENRLSFEVQCAPLSGAEFAHRHALYKKLQIKDIWIVGKRHYLKNKINRSQKIFLRYSTQWQWYYLEINPFSCVITLKYNILMAALSSELSYEIKTFSLDERGVASLFTFIPSTRKNKISYIQDQKIYLQKQINQKSKLGLKIASLLYQLHYSVADIPDELFLKLREPKEKSPIIIFLQKKLADLKAS
- a CDS encoding adaptor protein MecA encodes the protein MEVHRISENTIRVTMDADELKERGITMLDLLGNKSQIQHFFYQILSEVDTDHTFAKGDPVTFQVMPSSSGLELLISKVPDSDEDVGDNPNDQLRDLLKGLGAGSDNDDRKTKINNQDKLISDNRRVFKIDSIDLVAALADALKVDGLASSLYTYHHEYYLDLAYLDDNYVELKPEDTWVIANEYGNGMTEKQFQKIKKNAKCLIRQDALGNLRQYFD
- a CDS encoding NAD kinase, with the protein product MKVALVYNEKVETLAVVKALEKLLDSRKIEIDPENPDVVITIGGDGTLISGFHKYQNLVDQIRFIGVHTGHLGFYTDWRNFEIGKMVDNLTKKQPSSASYPLLELIITTGSGEKKKLLALNEATIKRVSKTLKADVYIRDQFFESFKGDGLCVSTPTGSTAYSKSLGGAVIHPRLKALQMTEIASINNRVFRTLSSPIVIAPDEWITIKPESDDHYVVTYDGYEFNHKHIKKIEYRISQHVIRFDKYQHTHFWNRVEDAFIGQPKNK
- a CDS encoding DsbA family protein, which produces MFEIFFFVNPIGINCYQNEQEIIAAVSVYKQNISYHFIPMTTMNTIRNDIRARHLSSSNVEIFNTFSQSAYNATKDYHTLKLIVGNKKARQYIIKLQHAINDMGKIYSSELINEILSSLNVSIKSFKKNRESNYIKLSMDKDLKLADDLNVVTTPTTIIFNYDNDRGDSGMMIEGCANREEIESAITGDRQTSSDNSLRLL
- a CDS encoding CYTH domain-containing protein, with translation MSKNLEIESKTLLDKDTYEKMRDAFTAKSDFIQKNYYFDTPDFDLKNSDASLRIRILVDHAEQTIKVKETKPKENKYSERVEINDLLSVAQAEQMAQSAYEGTFFLFGGDVGNYLQKHYSKESIHSLKLISWSQTRRILAVGPENCELTLDLTEFPDGYYDFELEIENDDPATIKKVLAELEKQFDFKANKENTNQSKVKRAWEHKK
- a CDS encoding GTP pyrophosphokinase; this translates as MKDWDLFLWPYQQAVSELKVKFRSLRQSFLNKGEHSPIEFVVGRVKTVDSIKEKMTRRVIAPDVIENDMQDIAGIRIMCQFVDDIYRVVDLIHQRQDMQVIEERDYIQNAKPSGYRSYHMVIEYSVFLPDGPKKIIAEIQIRTLAMNFWATVEHTLNYKYQGKYPEDISKRLKSTAEAAYKLDEEMSSIKDEVQEAQRIFTKSKGKEQ